In a single window of the Bradyrhizobium sp. ORS 285 genome:
- a CDS encoding 2,3-bisphosphoglycerate-dependent phosphoglycerate mutase — protein MSERLLVLVRHGQSEWNLKNLFTGWKDPDLTAQGVSEAKDAGRKLKAHGLSFDVAFTSELTRAQHTLKLILDELGQPGLPTSKNLALNERDYGDLSGLNKDDARAKWGEEQVHVWRRSYDVPPPGGESLKDTLARALPYYVQEILPGVLNGQRTLVAAHGNSLRALIMVLEKLTPEGILKRELATGVPIIYRLKADSTVESKLDLAG, from the coding sequence ATGAGCGAACGTCTCCTGGTGCTGGTGCGCCATGGCCAGAGCGAGTGGAACCTGAAGAACCTGTTCACCGGCTGGAAGGATCCTGACCTCACCGCGCAGGGTGTCAGCGAAGCCAAGGACGCCGGCCGCAAGCTGAAGGCGCATGGCCTGTCGTTCGATGTCGCCTTCACCTCCGAGCTGACCCGCGCCCAGCACACCCTGAAGCTGATCCTCGATGAGCTCGGCCAGCCCGGCCTGCCGACGTCCAAGAACCTCGCGCTGAACGAGCGCGACTATGGCGACCTCTCCGGCCTCAACAAGGACGACGCCCGCGCCAAATGGGGCGAGGAGCAGGTCCACGTCTGGCGCCGCTCCTACGACGTCCCCCCGCCCGGCGGCGAAAGCCTGAAGGACACCCTCGCCCGCGCGCTGCCCTACTACGTCCAGGAGATCCTGCCCGGCGTCCTCAACGGCCAGCGCACCCTGGTCGCCGCCCACGGCAACTCGCTCCGCGCCTTGATCATGGTGCTGGAGAAGCTGACGCCGGAAGGCATTCTGAAGCGCGAGCTCGCCACCGGCGTGCCGATCATCTACCGCCTCAAGGCGGATTCGACCGTGGAGTCGAAGCTGGACCTGGCGGGCTAA
- a CDS encoding isoprenylcysteine carboxyl methyltransferase family protein produces the protein MTFAAFVLALVTMQRLGELVLARHNTKRLRAMGAVEVGADHYPLMISMHAAWLVSLWLLGIDQDVDPWLLSGFVALQGLRWWVLATLGPRWTTRIIILPGAPLVTDGPYRYISHPNYLVVTAEIALLPLALHLPLIALIFSGLNAAVLFIRIRAESEALSGVAGGGVGGGQTA, from the coding sequence ATGACCTTCGCCGCCTTCGTCCTCGCCCTCGTCACGATGCAACGGCTCGGCGAGCTCGTGCTCGCCCGCCACAATACGAAGCGCCTGCGCGCGATGGGCGCGGTCGAGGTCGGGGCGGATCATTATCCCCTCATGATCTCGATGCATGCGGCCTGGCTGGTGTCGCTGTGGCTGCTCGGCATCGACCAGGATGTCGATCCCTGGCTGCTGTCGGGCTTCGTGGCGCTGCAGGGCCTGCGCTGGTGGGTGCTGGCGACCTTGGGGCCGCGCTGGACCACGCGCATCATCATCCTGCCGGGCGCGCCGCTGGTGACGGACGGGCCGTATCGCTACATCTCGCATCCGAACTACCTAGTCGTCACCGCCGAGATCGCGCTGCTGCCGCTGGCGCTGCATCTGCCGCTGATCGCGCTGATCTTCTCCGGGCTGAATGCGGCGGTGCTGTTCATCCGCATCCGCGCCGAATCCGAGGCGCTGTCCGGCGTTGCTGGCGGTGGCGTGGGCGGCGGCCAGACCGCATGA
- the nth gene encoding endonuclease III: MAKITRPQRAKPAPVRTPAKKAAKAAPGAASKSISRTVKKAAKISPAAKPSSPKPSSPKAKAGSVKPVKTALKATKPWTPAEIREAFSRFAQANPEPKGELEHVNPYTLLVAVVLSAQATDAGVNKATRPLFAVADTPQKMLALGEDTVRDYIKTVGLFRTKAKNVIALSEMLIAEFGGEVPRTRAELESLPGAGRKTANVVLNMAFGEHTMAVDTHVFRVGNRTGLAPGKTPLEVELGLEKVIPAEFMLHAHHWLILHGRYTCLARKPRCELCLIKDLCRWPEKTA; this comes from the coding sequence ATGGCCAAAATCACCCGCCCCCAACGCGCCAAGCCGGCCCCGGTTCGCACGCCCGCCAAAAAGGCGGCCAAGGCTGCGCCGGGAGCAGCGTCCAAATCCATCTCCAGAACGGTCAAGAAGGCTGCCAAGATCAGCCCGGCGGCCAAGCCTTCTTCGCCCAAGCCTTCTTCGCCCAAGGCGAAGGCAGGCTCGGTCAAGCCGGTCAAGACAGCGTTGAAGGCAACCAAACCCTGGACGCCGGCGGAGATCCGCGAGGCGTTCAGCCGGTTCGCGCAGGCCAATCCAGAGCCGAAGGGCGAACTCGAGCACGTCAACCCCTACACCTTGCTGGTCGCCGTGGTGCTGTCGGCGCAGGCAACCGACGCCGGGGTCAACAAGGCGACGCGGCCGCTGTTCGCGGTTGCCGACACGCCGCAGAAGATGCTCGCGCTCGGCGAGGACACCGTGCGCGACTACATCAAGACCGTCGGCCTGTTCCGCACCAAGGCCAAGAACGTGATCGCGCTGTCCGAGATGCTGATCGCCGAGTTCGGCGGCGAGGTGCCGCGCACCCGCGCGGAGCTGGAGTCGCTGCCGGGCGCGGGGCGCAAGACCGCGAATGTCGTGCTCAACATGGCGTTCGGCGAGCACACGATGGCGGTCGATACCCACGTGTTCCGCGTCGGCAACCGCACGGGACTGGCGCCAGGCAAGACGCCGCTGGAGGTCGAGCTCGGGCTGGAGAAGGTGATCCCGGCCGAGTTCATGCTGCACGCCCATCACTGGCTGATCCTGCACGGCCGCTACACCTGCCTCGCCCGCAAGCCGCGCTGCGAGCTGTGCCTCATCAAGGACCTCTGCCGCTGGCCGGAGAAGACGGCCTGA
- the dapB gene encoding 4-hydroxy-tetrahydrodipicolinate reductase translates to MSKMRLIVAGAGGRMGRALVRAIADSDGAELAGALEAPGSELIGKDSGLLAGLPANNIKLSADLWAMSAEADGILDFTVPAATIANVAIAAERGIAHIIGTTGLSASDDAVIKSVTKRAIVVQSGNMSLGVNLLAALVRQVAKSLDTGFDIEILEMHHKHKVDAPSGTALMLGRAAADGRGISLEDHSARGRDGLTGERRTGDIGFASLRGGTAAGDHSVIFAGPSERLVLSHQAEDRMIFAHGALKAALWAHGKPPGYYTMDDVLGLKDLF, encoded by the coding sequence ATGTCGAAGATGCGCTTGATCGTTGCAGGAGCCGGCGGCCGCATGGGCCGGGCGCTGGTGCGCGCCATCGCCGACAGCGACGGCGCCGAGCTCGCCGGCGCGCTGGAAGCCCCGGGCTCGGAGCTGATCGGCAAGGATTCCGGCCTGCTCGCAGGTCTCCCCGCCAACAACATCAAGCTGTCGGCCGATCTCTGGGCGATGTCGGCCGAGGCCGATGGCATCCTCGATTTCACCGTGCCGGCCGCGACCATCGCCAATGTCGCCATCGCCGCCGAGCGCGGCATCGCGCACATCATCGGCACCACCGGCCTGTCGGCGTCGGACGACGCCGTCATCAAGAGCGTCACCAAGCGCGCCATCGTCGTGCAGTCCGGCAATATGAGCCTCGGCGTCAATCTGCTGGCGGCGCTGGTCAGACAGGTCGCGAAGTCGCTCGACACTGGCTTCGACATCGAGATCCTCGAGATGCACCACAAGCACAAGGTCGACGCGCCCTCCGGCACCGCCTTGATGCTGGGACGCGCCGCCGCCGACGGCCGCGGCATCTCGCTGGAGGACCACTCCGCCCGCGGCCGCGACGGCCTCACCGGCGAGCGCCGCACCGGCGACATCGGGTTTGCGTCGCTGCGCGGCGGCACCGCGGCCGGCGATCACAGCGTCATCTTCGCCGGTCCGTCCGAGCGCCTCGTGCTGTCGCACCAGGCCGAGGACCGCATGATCTTCGCCCACGGCGCGCTGAAGGCGGCGCTGTGGGCCCATGGCAAGCCGCCGGGCTACTACACGATGGACGACGTGCTCGGCCTCAAGGACCTGTTCTAA
- a CDS encoding type III polyketide synthase — protein sequence MDTTAALVSLATAVPPHQFRQNEVMEAARVVLSPRFPQFDTMASLFANTGIRQRYGVKPIEWYMERRGWPERTEAYLDGAEALFVEAANKALAQADLKADQIDTIVSVSSTGIATPTLEARVAGRMGFRSDVSRVPVFGLGCAGGVSGLSIAARLAQARPGTNVLFVTFELCTLAVRHDELSKANIVALSLFGDGAAAAILRAGDGGVTRVEATGEKLWPDTLDIMGWSVDPEGFGVIFQRTIPDFVTENMGPAVNEILGNMKLSATDVDRFVCHPGGAKVISALERALSIGQGTLDHEREIIADYGNMSAPTVLFVLERARAQGLPPRSVLTALGPGFTASCVSLRHAA from the coding sequence ATGGACACCACCGCCGCACTCGTGTCGCTCGCGACCGCCGTGCCACCGCATCAGTTCCGCCAGAACGAGGTGATGGAGGCGGCGCGCGTGGTGCTGTCGCCGCGCTTTCCGCAGTTCGATACGATGGCGAGCCTGTTCGCGAACACCGGCATCCGCCAGCGCTACGGCGTCAAGCCGATCGAATGGTACATGGAGCGCCGCGGCTGGCCGGAGCGCACGGAGGCGTATCTTGACGGCGCCGAGGCTCTGTTCGTGGAAGCTGCTAACAAGGCGCTGGCGCAGGCCGATCTCAAGGCCGATCAGATCGACACCATCGTCAGCGTGAGTTCGACCGGGATCGCGACGCCGACCCTGGAGGCGCGCGTCGCCGGCCGCATGGGCTTTCGCTCCGACGTCTCGCGCGTGCCGGTGTTCGGGCTCGGCTGCGCCGGTGGCGTCTCCGGCCTGTCGATCGCCGCGCGTCTCGCACAGGCGCGGCCCGGCACCAACGTGCTGTTCGTGACGTTCGAATTGTGCACGCTCGCGGTGCGTCATGACGAGCTGAGCAAGGCCAACATCGTGGCGCTGAGCCTGTTCGGCGATGGCGCTGCCGCCGCGATCCTGCGTGCCGGCGATGGCGGCGTGACGCGCGTCGAGGCAACCGGCGAGAAGCTGTGGCCAGATACGCTTGATATCATGGGCTGGAGCGTCGATCCCGAGGGTTTTGGCGTGATCTTCCAGCGCACCATTCCGGACTTCGTCACCGAGAACATGGGCCCGGCGGTCAACGAGATCCTCGGCAACATGAAGCTCTCCGCCACCGACGTCGATCGCTTCGTCTGCCATCCCGGCGGCGCCAAGGTCATATCAGCGCTGGAGCGCGCGCTGTCGATCGGGCAGGGCACGCTCGATCATGAGCGCGAGATCATCGCCGACTACGGCAACATGTCGGCACCGACCGTGCTGTTCGTGCTGGAGCGCGCGCGTGCGCAAGGCCTGCCGCCGCGCTCGGTACTGACGGCGCTCGGACCCGGATTCACCGCCAGCTGCGTTTCACTGAGGCACGCCGCATGA
- a CDS encoding heavy metal translocating P-type ATPase: MSVDPATSKHRFEYDGETFHFCSAGCRTKFAADPAKYLVPAAAPVEAGSCCGGHDHHVHDATKVIDPVCGMSVDPATSKHRFDHHGQTFHFCSAGCRTKFAADSDKYLGEREPPPEMPAGTIYTCPMHPEIRQEGPGTCPICGMALEPDVISLDDAPNPELADMTKRFWIGAVLAAPVVVLEMGGHLVGGHGLIDPMLSNWIQFALATPVVLWAGWPFFVRGWQSIQTRNLNMFTLIAMGTGVAYVYSVIATLMPQAFPPAFRGHGGTVAVYFEAASVITILVLLGQVLELRAREATSGAIKALLQLAPKTARRLDADGNDHEVEIAELAVGDRLRVRPGEKVPVDGIILEGRSSLDESLVTGESMPVTKDEGERVIAGTLNQTGSFVMRADKVGRETLLSQIVQMVADAQRSRAPIQRLADQVAGWFVPTVIAAAITAFVAWYAFGPEPRFAFGLVAAVSVLIIACPCALGLATPMSIMVGVGRGAQAGVLIKSAEALERLEKVDTLVVDKTGTLTEGKPKVTSIVTAQGVDEAEALRLAASVERASEHPLAEAIVRHATERKLKLADVKNFDAPTGKGARGDIDGKAIVLGNPTYLASLGIITDTLGVESKRLREDGATVITMAVDGKPAALFAISDPVKASTPDALKALAADGIKAIMLTGDNRTTATAVARKIGITEVESDVLPDQKSAVVARLRASGKVVAMAGDGVNDAPALAAADVGIAMGTGTDVAMESAGVTLLQGDLGGIARARKLSAAVMSNIRQNLFFAFIYNAAGIPIAAGVLYPVFGILLSPIIAAAAMSLSSVSVVGNALRLRATRL; the protein is encoded by the coding sequence GGTCTGCGGCATGAGCGTCGACCCCGCGACGTCGAAGCACCGCTTTGATCATCACGGCCAGACCTTCCATTTCTGCTCCGCTGGCTGTCGCACCAAGTTCGCCGCTGATTCCGACAAATATCTCGGCGAGCGCGAGCCGCCGCCGGAGATGCCGGCGGGGACAATCTACACCTGCCCGATGCATCCGGAGATCCGGCAGGAAGGGCCGGGCACCTGCCCGATCTGCGGCATGGCGCTGGAGCCTGATGTCATCAGCCTCGATGACGCGCCCAACCCCGAACTCGCCGATATGACCAAGCGGTTCTGGATCGGTGCAGTGCTCGCCGCGCCCGTGGTTGTGCTGGAGATGGGCGGGCATCTCGTCGGCGGCCACGGCCTGATCGACCCCATGCTGTCGAACTGGATCCAGTTCGCGCTGGCGACCCCGGTGGTGCTGTGGGCCGGCTGGCCGTTCTTCGTGCGCGGCTGGCAGTCGATCCAGACCCGCAATCTCAACATGTTCACCCTGATCGCGATGGGCACGGGTGTGGCCTATGTCTACAGCGTGATCGCGACGTTGATGCCGCAGGCGTTTCCGCCTGCCTTCCGCGGCCATGGCGGCACTGTCGCGGTGTATTTCGAGGCGGCCTCGGTCATCACCATTCTGGTGCTGCTCGGCCAGGTGCTGGAGTTGCGCGCACGCGAGGCGACCTCGGGGGCGATCAAGGCGCTGTTGCAGCTCGCGCCGAAGACGGCACGGCGGCTCGACGCCGACGGCAATGATCATGAGGTCGAGATCGCCGAGCTCGCGGTCGGCGATCGCCTGCGCGTGCGGCCCGGCGAGAAGGTGCCGGTCGACGGCATCATTCTGGAAGGCCGTTCGTCGCTCGATGAGTCACTCGTGACGGGCGAATCGATGCCGGTGACCAAGGACGAAGGCGAGCGCGTCATCGCCGGCACCTTGAACCAGACCGGCAGCTTCGTGATGCGCGCCGACAAGGTCGGGCGCGAGACCCTGCTGTCGCAGATCGTGCAGATGGTCGCCGATGCGCAGCGCTCGCGCGCGCCGATCCAGCGGCTGGCCGACCAGGTCGCGGGCTGGTTCGTGCCGACGGTCATCGCCGCCGCGATCACCGCCTTCGTCGCGTGGTACGCCTTCGGCCCCGAGCCGCGCTTCGCCTTCGGCCTCGTCGCCGCCGTGAGCGTGCTGATCATCGCCTGCCCCTGCGCGCTCGGCCTGGCGACACCGATGTCGATCATGGTCGGTGTCGGCCGCGGCGCGCAAGCCGGCGTGCTGATCAAGAGCGCCGAGGCGCTGGAGCGGCTGGAGAAGGTCGACACGCTCGTCGTCGACAAGACCGGCACCCTGACCGAGGGCAAGCCGAAGGTGACCAGCATCGTGACCGCACAGGGCGTCGACGAAGCGGAGGCACTGCGGCTCGCCGCCAGCGTTGAGCGCGCCAGCGAGCATCCGCTCGCCGAGGCGATCGTGCGGCATGCGACCGAGCGCAAGCTCAAGCTGGCCGACGTGAAGAACTTCGACGCGCCGACCGGCAAGGGCGCGCGCGGCGATATCGACGGCAAGGCGATCGTGCTCGGCAACCCGACCTATCTGGCGTCGCTCGGCATCATCACCGACACGCTCGGCGTCGAGAGCAAGCGGCTGCGCGAGGACGGCGCCACGGTGATCACGATGGCGGTCGACGGCAAGCCGGCGGCGCTGTTCGCGATCAGCGATCCGGTCAAGGCATCGACGCCGGACGCGCTGAAGGCGCTCGCCGCTGACGGCATCAAGGCGATCATGCTGACCGGCGACAACCGCACCACGGCGACGGCGGTCGCGCGCAAAATCGGCATCACCGAGGTCGAGTCCGACGTGCTGCCGGACCAGAAGAGCGCTGTCGTCGCGCGGCTGCGCGCCAGCGGCAAGGTGGTGGCGATGGCCGGCGACGGCGTCAACGACGCGCCGGCGCTGGCGGCCGCCGATGTCGGCATCGCCATGGGCACCGGCACGGATGTGGCGATGGAGAGCGCCGGCGTCACGCTGTTGCAAGGCGATCTCGGCGGCATCGCGCGGGCGCGAAAGCTGTCGGCGGCCGTGATGAGCAACATCCGCCAGAACCTGTTCTTCGCGTTCATCTACAACGCGGCCGGCATTCCGATCGCGGCGGGCGTTCTCTACCCCGTTTTCGGCATCCTGCTGTCGCCGATCATCGCCGCCGCCGCGATGTCGCTGTCGTCGGTGAGCGTGGTGGGCAACGCGCTGCGGCTGCGGGCGACGAGATTGTGA
- a CDS encoding DUF2244 domain-containing protein, protein MTPGNAFAYHETGNDAADPELFSARLRPHRSLGRTGFLVLMAVVCAISFVGGIASVMMGAWPVLGFFGLDALAIYWAFHVNFRRANAYEDVSITLTELRLRRVSHKGHVMEWRFNPLWVRLDQETHEEFGIEHLYLVARGQRVAIASFLGPEEKASFAKALTAGLQAAKRGPVLNPL, encoded by the coding sequence ATGACGCCAGGCAATGCTTTTGCGTATCATGAGACCGGCAACGACGCCGCTGATCCCGAGTTGTTCTCGGCCCGGCTGAGGCCGCATCGCTCGCTCGGCCGCACCGGCTTTCTGGTGCTGATGGCCGTGGTCTGCGCCATCAGCTTCGTCGGCGGCATCGCCTCGGTCATGATGGGCGCCTGGCCGGTGCTCGGCTTCTTCGGCCTCGACGCGCTCGCGATCTACTGGGCCTTCCACGTCAACTTCCGCCGTGCCAACGCCTATGAGGACGTCTCCATCACGCTCACCGAGCTGCGCCTTCGTCGGGTGAGCCACAAGGGCCACGTCATGGAATGGCGCTTCAACCCGCTCTGGGTCCGCCTCGACCAGGAAACCCACGAAGAGTTCGGCATCGAGCACCTCTATCTGGTGGCGCGGGGCCAGCGCGTCGCCATCGCGAGCTTTCTGGGGCCGGAGGAAAAAGCGAGCTTCGCAAAGGCACTGACGGCCGGCTTGCAGGCTGCGAAACGCGGGCCGGTGCTCAATCCGCTTTAG
- a CDS encoding DHA2 family efflux MFS transporter permease subunit produces MSAAAAPEDKPSLATWLGFVLMCVGMFMAILDIQVVATSLPTIQEALGITPDAMSWIQTAYLIAEIIAIPLTGLLTRVFTLRWLFVGAVSVFTLASLGCALSVSFHMLLAFRVLQGFFGGLLIPVVFSAVFLLFPSRLHAMATTIGGVVAVLAPTIGPVVGGFITNTWSWPWLFLINIVPGIIAAAATPALLPKQDMNPEELDKFDLLALLLLAVSLASLELGLKEAPKGGWLSSNCLALLVLSASCLTLLIQRLLASSDPILRIGSFHRRSFTLGCLSSFCLGIGLFGSVYLMPVFLAFVRGHDAFEIGKIMLVTGVAQLVAAPIVTALDGKVDARLLTAFGFALFSAGLAASAFQPPTADYQEMFWPQVVRGVGIMFCLLPPTRIALGDLPPAEVADASGLFNLMRNLGGAIGIALIDTIIYGRVTLHAQAFRDRLMAGDSAAAKAIGLAPELLRNRPRNISEEQAIAYVRPLVEKASLALCVNEAWSLLAGIALLGFLLIPFARNKKADASPRMVALEAAQPALRRRLDQLGSRS; encoded by the coding sequence ATGAGTGCTGCGGCCGCGCCGGAGGATAAGCCCAGCCTCGCCACATGGCTCGGCTTCGTCCTGATGTGCGTCGGCATGTTCATGGCGATCCTGGACATCCAGGTGGTGGCGACGTCGCTGCCGACCATTCAGGAGGCGCTCGGCATCACGCCGGACGCGATGAGCTGGATTCAGACGGCGTATCTGATCGCCGAGATCATCGCCATTCCGCTGACCGGCCTGCTGACGCGCGTGTTCACCTTGCGCTGGCTGTTCGTCGGCGCCGTCAGCGTGTTCACGCTGGCGTCGCTCGGCTGCGCGCTGAGCGTCAGCTTCCACATGCTGCTGGCGTTCCGCGTGCTGCAGGGCTTCTTCGGCGGGCTCCTGATCCCCGTGGTGTTCTCCGCGGTGTTCCTGCTGTTTCCGTCGCGGCTGCATGCGATGGCGACGACGATCGGTGGCGTGGTCGCGGTGCTCGCGCCGACCATCGGTCCCGTCGTCGGCGGCTTCATCACCAACACCTGGTCCTGGCCCTGGCTGTTCCTGATCAACATCGTCCCCGGCATCATCGCGGCGGCGGCGACGCCGGCGCTACTGCCGAAGCAGGACATGAATCCGGAGGAGCTCGACAAGTTCGACCTGCTGGCGCTGCTGCTGCTCGCGGTGTCCCTGGCGAGCCTCGAGCTCGGGCTGAAGGAGGCGCCGAAGGGCGGCTGGCTGTCGTCGAACTGCCTCGCGCTGCTGGTGCTCAGCGCCTCGTGCCTGACGCTGCTGATACAGCGCCTGCTGGCATCTAGCGATCCGATCCTGCGCATCGGCAGCTTCCACCGCCGCTCCTTCACGCTCGGCTGCCTGTCGAGCTTCTGCCTCGGCATCGGCCTGTTCGGCTCGGTCTATCTGATGCCGGTGTTCCTCGCCTTCGTGCGCGGCCATGATGCGTTCGAGATCGGCAAGATCATGCTGGTGACCGGCGTCGCACAGCTGGTCGCTGCTCCCATCGTCACCGCGCTCGACGGCAAGGTCGATGCGCGGCTGCTGACGGCGTTCGGCTTCGCGCTGTTCAGCGCCGGCCTTGCCGCTAGCGCATTCCAGCCGCCGACTGCGGACTATCAGGAGATGTTCTGGCCGCAGGTGGTGCGCGGCGTCGGCATCATGTTCTGCCTGCTGCCGCCGACGCGGATCGCGCTCGGCGATCTGCCCCCGGCCGAGGTGGCGGACGCCAGCGGCCTGTTCAATCTGATGCGCAATCTCGGCGGCGCCATCGGCATCGCGCTGATCGACACCATCATCTATGGCCGCGTCACCCTGCACGCCCAGGCGTTCCGCGACCGGTTGATGGCCGGCGACAGCGCCGCGGCCAAGGCGATCGGGCTGGCGCCGGAGCTCTTGCGCAACCGTCCCCGCAACATCTCCGAGGAGCAGGCGATCGCCTATGTCCGGCCGCTGGTGGAGAAGGCCTCGCTGGCGCTGTGCGTCAACGAGGCCTGGTCGCTGCTCGCCGGCATCGCGCTGCTCGGCTTCCTCTTGATTCCGTTCGCGCGCAACAAGAAGGCCGACGCGTCGCCGCGGATGGTGGCGCTAGAGGCTGCGCAGCCGGCGCTCCGGCGACGGCTCGATCAGCTCGGGTCGCGGTCCTGA
- a CDS encoding DUF1330 domain-containing protein, producing the protein MPKAYWIARIDVHNMDGYKEYVAQNGAVFHQYGAKFLVRGGQYETREGTSRSRNVVIEFKDYATALACYNSPEYQRLVAMRSPHSEGDLVIIEGYDGPQP; encoded by the coding sequence ATGCCCAAGGCCTATTGGATCGCCCGCATCGACGTGCACAACATGGACGGCTACAAGGAATACGTCGCGCAGAATGGCGCGGTGTTCCATCAGTACGGCGCCAAATTCCTGGTCCGCGGCGGCCAGTACGAAACCCGCGAAGGCACCTCGCGCTCGCGCAACGTCGTGATCGAGTTCAAGGACTACGCCACCGCGCTCGCGTGCTACAATTCCCCGGAATACCAGCGCCTGGTCGCGATGCGCTCGCCCCATTCGGAAGGCGATTTGGTCATCATCGAGGGCTATGACGGCCCGCAGCCCTGA
- a CDS encoding sulfate transporter family protein, with the protein MIDAAVKALSQMLSPPMRSILYRSIGLSLVLITVLAIGLQRALSWLATAGEGWAEAMLGPGSHGALEVLTWIISIAAGFGVVFGGIMLMPAITSLIASLFVDDVADLVEREHYPAERPGVALPFGIAIAEGLKAAGLTILVYLIALPFVFLAGAGFVIFFIATAWLLGREYFELAAMRFRPPAEAKAMRRDNAVTVFTAGLIIAAFVTIPIVNLATPLFGMAFMVHLHKRLSGPRPELIEPSPERRLRSL; encoded by the coding sequence ATGATCGACGCCGCCGTGAAGGCGCTATCGCAGATGCTGTCGCCGCCGATGCGCTCGATTCTGTATCGCTCGATCGGGCTGTCGCTGGTGCTGATCACCGTGCTCGCTATCGGGCTGCAGCGGGCGTTGAGCTGGCTCGCGACCGCCGGCGAGGGCTGGGCCGAAGCGATGCTCGGGCCTGGCTCGCATGGCGCGCTGGAGGTGCTGACCTGGATCATCTCGATCGCGGCGGGCTTCGGCGTCGTGTTCGGCGGCATCATGCTGATGCCGGCGATCACCTCGCTGATCGCGAGCCTCTTTGTTGACGATGTCGCCGATCTGGTCGAGCGCGAGCATTATCCGGCCGAACGCCCCGGCGTCGCGCTGCCGTTCGGCATCGCGATTGCCGAAGGCCTCAAGGCCGCCGGCCTCACGATCCTCGTCTACCTGATCGCCCTGCCCTTTGTGTTCCTCGCGGGCGCGGGCTTCGTGATCTTCTTCATCGCCACGGCATGGCTGCTCGGCCGCGAATATTTCGAGCTCGCCGCGATGCGCTTCCGGCCGCCAGCGGAGGCCAAGGCGATGCGGCGGGACAATGCGGTGACGGTGTTCACCGCCGGGCTGATCATCGCGGCCTTCGTGACGATCCCGATCGTGAACCTGGCGACACCGCTGTTCGGCATGGCCTTCATGGTCCACCTGCACAAGCGGCTGTCAGGACCGCGACCCGAGCTGATCGAGCCGTCGCCGGAGCGCCGGCTGCGCAGCCTCTAG
- a CDS encoding bifunctional helix-turn-helix domain-containing protein/methylated-DNA--[protein]-cysteine S-methyltransferase, translating to MMTLAIHDSALAKPGPQQSAALRDYDAVRRAIAFISEHWRRQPTIEDMADAASLTPDELHHLFRRWAGLTPKAFMQALTLDHAKGLLKGSASVLDAALDSGLSGPGRLHDLFVTHEAMSPGEWKTGGAGTTLRYGFHPCPFGMALVMATPRGLAGLAFADPGEEASALADMKSRWPRAAYIEDVPGTAALAQRIFDKNHWRPEQPLRVVLIGTDFEVRVWEALLKIPMGRAVCYSDIATRLESPKASRAVGAAVGKNPISFVVPCHRALGKTGALTGYHWGLTRKQAMIGWEAGQVGMG from the coding sequence ATGATGACCCTCGCCATTCACGATTCCGCCCTGGCCAAGCCGGGCCCGCAACAATCCGCAGCGCTGCGCGACTACGACGCCGTGCGCCGCGCGATCGCGTTCATCTCGGAGCACTGGCGCCGGCAGCCGACCATCGAGGACATGGCCGACGCCGCCAGCCTGACGCCGGACGAGCTGCACCATCTGTTCCGGCGCTGGGCCGGGCTGACGCCGAAGGCGTTCATGCAGGCGCTGACGCTCGACCACGCCAAGGGCCTGCTGAAGGGCTCGGCCAGCGTGCTCGACGCCGCGCTCGACTCCGGCCTCTCAGGCCCCGGCCGCCTGCACGATCTGTTCGTCACCCACGAGGCGATGTCTCCCGGCGAATGGAAGACCGGCGGCGCCGGCACGACGCTGCGCTATGGCTTCCACCCCTGCCCGTTCGGCATGGCGCTGGTGATGGCCACCCCGCGCGGCCTCGCCGGCCTCGCCTTCGCCGACCCCGGCGAGGAAGCATCCGCGCTCGCCGACATGAAGAGCCGCTGGCCCCGCGCCGCATATATCGAGGACGTCCCCGGCACCGCAGCGCTGGCGCAGCGCATCTTCGACAAGAACCACTGGCGCCCCGAGCAGCCGCTGCGCGTCGTCCTGATCGGCACCGATTTCGAGGTCCGCGTCTGGGAAGCCCTGCTCAAGATCCCCATGGGCCGCGCCGTCTGCTACTCGGACATCGCGACAAGGCTGGAGTCGCCGAAGGCGTCGCGGGCGGTGGGCGCGGCCGTCGGCAAGAACCCGATCTCGTTCGTGGTGCCGTGCCATCGTGCGCTCGGCAAGACCGGCGCGCTGACGGGGTATCATTGGGGGCTGACGCGCAAGCAGGCGATGATCGGGTGGGAGGCTGGGCAGGTGGGGATGGGGTAG